A window of the Arachis duranensis cultivar V14167 chromosome 5, aradu.V14167.gnm2.J7QH, whole genome shotgun sequence genome harbors these coding sequences:
- the LOC107488101 gene encoding transcription factor HEC2-like encodes MKEMIYRAAAFRPVNLGLEVAKKPKRKNVKISSDPQTCGLLEDAPKLFDEIFQRNVVSWTSIIAGYVQNSCTAEDIRFFKELLVEEIENAGCVQEEGMVLWIQ; translated from the exons ATGAAGGAGATGATATATAGAGCTGCGGCATTTCGGCCTGTGAACTTGGGATTAGAGGTTGCGAAGAAGCCGAAGAGGAAGAACGTGAAGATATCAAGCGATCCTCAAACG TGTGGCCTTTTGGAAGACGCCCCAAAATTGTTCGACGAAATTTTCCAAAGGAATGTGGTGTCTTGGACTTCAATTATTGCCGGGTATGTCCAAAATAGTTGCACTGCTGAGGACATTCGCTTCTTTAAGGAGCTGTTAGTTGAGGAGATTGAGAATGCAGGGTGTGTTCAGGAGGAGGGGATGGTTTTGTGGATCCAATAG
- the LOC107488102 gene encoding uncharacterized protein LOC107488102 has protein sequence MAPYETLYGQKCQSPLYWYEAGEASVLGPYLIAKTTEKIKQIRARILTAQSRQKSYADQRRKLLEFEAGEHVFLKVTPTTGIGIAIKMKNLNPRYIGPFEILRQIRPVAYKVALPPHLSNLHDVFHVSQLRKYTSDAAHILEPKSVELKEHLTFQVTTVRIDDTSVKKLRGKKVLLVKIAWKRAGVEEHTWKLESKMRKDYPELFSGNH, from the coding sequence atggctccgtatgagACTTTGTATGGACAGAAGTGCCAGTCTCCACTGTATTGGTACGAAGCCGGTGAAGCAAGTGTGTTAGGGCCTTATTTGATAGCAAAGACCACTGAGAAGATCAAACAGATTAGAGCTAGAATCTTGACTGCACAGAGCCGACAGAAAAGTTATGCGGATCAAAGAAGGAAACTGTTGGAATTTGAAGCAGGCGAGCATGTATTTCTGAAAGTTACTCCTACAACTGGGATTGGAATAGCGATTAAGATGAAGAATTTGAATCCGAGGTATATAGGACCGTTTGAGATTTTAAGGCAAATCAGGCCGGTGGCATATAAAGTAGCATTGCCACCGCATTTGTCTAACTTACATGACGTATTCCACGTGTCACAACTCCGTAAGTACACGTCGGATGCGGCTCATATATTAGAACCCAAATCGGTTGAGCTAAAGGAGCACTTGACTTTTCAAGTAACAACGGTGCGGATTGACGACACTAGTGTGAAGAAATTACGTGGAAAGAAAGTTTTATTGGTTAAGATAGCTTGGAAGAGAGCAGGAGTGGAAGAACATACTTGGAAATTGGAGTCCAAGATGCGGAAGGATTATCCCGAGCTATTCTCAGGTAATCACtaa